CACCGTTTCGGGCGCCTTACCTGCCGAACGCATTATGGGCGTGGAAACCGGCGGCTGCCCACATACTGCGATTCGTGAAGATGCGTCCATTAACTTGCGTGCAATCGATCAGATGCTGCACCGTTTTCCACAAGCCGATATTGTGTTTATCGAATCCGGCGGCGACAATCTGGCGGCAACCTTCAGTCCTGAGCTGTCTGATCTGACGATTTATGTCATCGATGTGGCGGGTGGGGAAAAAATCCCGCGCAAGGGCGGTCCGGGCATCACCAAATCAGATCTGCTGATTATCAACAAAACCGACCTTGCACCATATGTTGGCGCCTCGCTGGATATCATGCGACAGGACACCGAGCGCATGCGCCAGAACCGGCCGTTTGTAATGTGCAATATGAAAACCGGCGACGGCATTGATGCGATCATTCAATTCATTGAAAAAGCCGGCATGCTGGTCTGAGGTTATTGTCTCCGAGTATCACCCGCAACCTGGCACCATGGCATGACGGCTCCCGGCGGCAACAGATAGACTTGCCGCCGGCCATCGGTAAAATACGGTTTGATATTGGCCCATTCCGGAAAATCGTCCAGCCGTCTGGCATCGCCCAGTATCCAGCGCCGATCACCGCTGGGAACACATAATGTCCGCTCAAAAGCGGCAGGCAACGCAAAGCGATAGCGCTGTTGGCCGCATCGAACTGTTGCGCATCCCACAGCTCCTTGCGCCAGGTGTCCCTGGCGCTCACCTGGCTATCGACCCAGTCACTGACCACGGTCAGAGCCGGATTGTTTCCCATATAAAAGCCAAAATCGAATGGGTAAAAATCAAGACTGTAATATCGGTCCGACTGTCCGGGCAGCGGCGGCGACTGCCTGATCGCCTTTGCAATACGACTGCTGCCTGGCAGCGTGGCCGTGGACAGGTATACCATGCCAGCTACACCCACAAGCAGGCACAACAGCATACGAACCATAAAATGCCCTGACTCTGCAGCGTCCTGGTCCAGAGCCCGCTGCCGGTGGTTTGCAGGCAAGAACTGGCTGGCAACGGCCTTCACGCGTATCGCCGCCGCGCTGCCTGAGCTGGAGAAAAATTCGGCAAACAAATACGCCAGCGGCGGCAGCACAGGGAGAATGTATCCAACCAGCTTGGACTGCGGAATAGAGAAAAAGACAAGAATGATGGCAAGCCAGATCCACATCAAAGTCCGTACGCTTGCATGATTTTCCTGGCGCCAATATCGCCAATAGCCACGGGTAAAAACGGCAAGCGCTGCCCCGCGATACCATGGCAACATGCTACCGAACAAGACGGCAAGGTAAAACCAGACCGGCATCACATTATTGAACCCGCCTTGAGTAAAGCGTGCTACTTGCTGATAGACAAGATAATAGTGCAGAAACCCCGGATAACGCCATTGCATCAGCAACAGCCAAGGCGCAATGATGCCAAGAAAAAGCATCATGCCGCGAATGCGCAGCAATATCCTGATGGCTCTGTAACGGCGTTCGACAAGCAACCAACACAAGAGCACCCCCGCTGGCAAAACGAAGCCGATCAATCCTTTGGCCAGAAATCCCAAGGCGGCAAACAGATACATCGCCAGCACCCACCGTAGATGCGATTGCCCTTGCTGATGCAACAGGGCGGCGGTTGCCCCACACAGAATGGTGCTGCAGATCATTGCTGCGACCAGCAGGTCCAAATTGGCATAGTGCGCTGCGCCGAACATTAGTGGCGTCATGGCCAGGATGATACTTGCCTTCAATGCGCGCGCCGACGCCACGAAACGGCGTACAAAGATAAACAAAGCACCGACCATGGACAATCCGGCCAGCGCCGGCACCAGTCTTACTGCAAATTCATTCTGGCCGAACACCGACAGACTGGCCGCAGTAAGCCAGTAAAACAGCGGTGGCTTATGAAAATAAGGCATGCCATTGAGCAGTGGCGTGCTCCATTGCTCAGACTGGAACATTTCCAGCGCTACGCCAACGTACCGACCTTCGTCCGGATTCAGCAGCGGCCACAGCCAGTTGCCAAGCACAAACCACAAGGCAGTGGCCAGCAGAAGCAATGGCAACAGAAAGGATTTGGCGGTCAGATGAGACAACCGTTCAATACGGTTGATGGCAGTCGTACCAGGCCGGATAACACCAGAGGAAAGCATGAAGGCAGACAGGGAATGAAATTGCATCCATCATAGCGACCGGAATATCAAATAATCGTTAAATTACCGCCCTGCACTGCTATCGCGCCGAAGGCAAATCTCAGTCAACGTTAGCATTCAATGATATTAACGGCCAGCCCGCCACGCGATGTTTCCTTATACTTCGATTTCATATCCGCTCCGGTCTGCATCATG
Above is a window of Advenella kashmirensis WT001 DNA encoding:
- the ureG gene encoding urease accessory protein UreG — encoded protein: MNALNRTKTLPALRVGIGGPVGSGKTTLLEVLCKKLDTRYDLVAITNDIYTKEDQRLLTVSGALPAERIMGVETGGCPHTAIREDASINLRAIDQMLHRFPQADIVFIESGGDNLAATFSPELSDLTIYVIDVAGGEKIPRKGGPGITKSDLLIINKTDLAPYVGASLDIMRQDTERMRQNRPFVMCNMKTGDGIDAIIQFIEKAGMLV
- a CDS encoding ArnT family glycosyltransferase, which encodes MQFHSLSAFMLSSGVIRPGTTAINRIERLSHLTAKSFLLPLLLLATALWFVLGNWLWPLLNPDEGRYVGVALEMFQSEQWSTPLLNGMPYFHKPPLFYWLTAASLSVFGQNEFAVRLVPALAGLSMVGALFIFVRRFVASARALKASIILAMTPLMFGAAHYANLDLLVAAMICSTILCGATAALLHQQGQSHLRWVLAMYLFAALGFLAKGLIGFVLPAGVLLCWLLVERRYRAIRILLRIRGMMLFLGIIAPWLLLMQWRYPGFLHYYLVYQQVARFTQGGFNNVMPVWFYLAVLFGSMLPWYRGAALAVFTRGYWRYWRQENHASVRTLMWIWLAIILVFFSIPQSKLVGYILPVLPPLAYLFAEFFSSSGSAAAIRVKAVASQFLPANHRQRALDQDAAESGHFMVRMLLCLLVGVAGMVYLSTATLPGSSRIAKAIRQSPPLPGQSDRYYSLDFYPFDFGFYMGNNPALTVVSDWVDSQVSARDTWRKELWDAQQFDAANSAIALRCLPLLSGHYVFPAVIGAGYWAMPDGWTIFRNGPISNRILPMAGGKSICCRREPSCHGARLRVILGDNNLRPACRLFQ